CCCCGCGAGCAAAAGCTGTATGTAATCTGCTACGAGGTGCTGGATCAAAAAATGACGCGATACCGTTTAAAAGAATCTGCGCTGCGCTTTCTGCCCGCCCACCTGGAAATCATTTTTGATTTCGGGAAAGTGACATGGGACTACCTGCACAAAACAGAAAAAACATTTCTGAAGCTGGCGGAGCTCGAATACACCTGGGAGCAAATTCGGGAGTTAGAATAATGGAAAGAACTGGGAGGAAATCAAAATGCCGTCCACGAATAAAACGCCCCAACTGGGGCTAAATAGCTGGGTAGACACTGATAAGCCCCGCCGCGAAGACTTTGTTCAGGATAATACGATTCTGGATACGATTATCAGCGGGCATTTGGCCGACACAGTGCTGCACCTGACCGCAGCCGACCGGATAAAGCTGAGTAACAGCCTGGTTGCGGGCAGCCGCGCCGGGTCGGGTGCTGAGGAGGCTTCGGTCACATTTGATTTTGAGCCGAAGCTGGTTTTTGTATTTTCGAAGGATAAACCGATGATGGATTACAGTGCGTCTGGCAGCTATGTGGTGGTAAACAGTGGAATTGCCACGCAGTGGGGAAATACGGCGGGCGTGTCCATCAGCGGGAATAAGGTGAATTTCAAGCAGAGCAAAACCACCCCCGAAGCGGGTGGCACGCTGCTGAATTTGAATAAGCTTTACGGGCAATACATCTATTTGGCCGTGCGGTAGCGGTGATTGACGAACCGGGATTTTTATACTATGATAAAGTACAAGTCATTCCCGGAGATTTCGGTTTGTTTTCCGGATTGCGGATAGGAGCTTTTCATGGAACTATTTGAAAATGAAGTTCGCCCCGAGCGTGCGCTTTTGGTGGCGGTGGATACAGGAGAATATGACGTAGGAGCCTCAATGGCGGAGCTGTATGAGCTCACGCGCAGCGCGGGTGCGGAACCGATTGGCTCGATGGTGCAGAAGCGCCCGTCGCCGGATTCCGCGACTTGTGTCGGCTCCGGTATGGCGAATGATATTGCGGATTACTGTACACAGTATGAAATGGACCTGCTTATTTTTGACTGTGAGCTTTCGCCCACTCAGATTCGCAATCTGGATAAGCTGACCAAGGTGCGCGTGATTGACCGCACCATGCTGATTCTCGATATTTTTGCCGCCCGGGCAAAATCAAAGGAAGGCAAGCTCCAGGTTGAGCTTGCCCAGCTTCGTTATCTGCTGCCGCGCCTGAGCGGCCAGGGCACTGCGATGTCGCGCCTTGGCGGCGGAATCGGTACGCGCGGCCCGGGTGAAACAAAGCTGGAATCCGACCGCCGGCATATTCGCCGCAGGATTGAGGGTCTTAAGGAGCAGCTGGACGAGGTGGAGAAGCACCGCGAGCAGATCAACCGCCGCCGCCAGAAGGACGGAGTGATTACCGTTGCGCTGGTTGGCTACACGAACGCCGGAAAAAGCACTTTGATGAACTACCTGACGCAGGCGGGCGTTTTAGCGAAGGATCAGCTATTCGCAACGCTTGATCCCACGGCCAGAGCCTTAAAGCTGCCCGGCGGCGTTACTGTAATGCTGATCGACACGGTCGGCTTTGTGCGCAGACTGCCGCATCATCTGGTCAACGCGTTTCGTTCCACGCTCGAGCAGGCCGCTTTAGCGGACGTGATTCTGAATGTGTGCGACGCGTCCAGCCCGGAGGCACAAACGCACTTAGAGGTGACACGCTCCCTGCTGGCGGAGCTGGGCTGCAAGGACCGCCCGCTCATCCCGGTGCTGAACAAGTGCGATCTGGTTCCCGAGCTCGACGCCGTGCCCATGATCGGCAATGCCGTGCGCATCAGCGCTGCCACGGGAGCGGGTGTCGATGAGCTACTCCGAACCATTGAGCGGAATTTGCCGGTGCGCACCGTACAGGTGGAGGCACTGCTGCCGTTTGCGGAAAGCGGGCTGGCGGCCCGTGTGCGCAAGGACGGCGTATTGCAGAAGGAAGAATACACCGAGCATGGCCTCAAAATTATTGCACGGGTAGGGCCGGAGCTGCTGGAGCAGCTCTCACGCTATCTGGTCGATTCCGAAGAGCCGAAGAGCTAATTGACAGTATTCATAAAAAGTCCAGGGGAACAGTAATTTGTTCCCCTGGACTTTTTTATATTGATAAGCGAAAAAGAGCCTCGTTATTCCTACTTTCGGTTTTTTCGGTACGCGAGGTAATTATCCAGAATGATGGTGGCGGCCACGGCGTCTACAACGGCCTTGCGGCGTTTGCCGCGCGTGTCGGTCGCGTTGAGGTAATTGTGCGCCGTAATGGTTGTTCCGCGTTCGTCGCAGAATACCACGGGAACGCCGCTTTCCTGCTCGAGCTTGGCCCCGAACGCGCGGGCATTTTGGGCACTTTCTCCCTCGCTGCCGTCCATATTGCGCGGCAAACCGACCACCAGCAGTTTTGCGTTCTGCTCCCTCGCCGCTTCCGCAACGGCCCGGCACAGGCGCTCTGCATTGTGTTCCTGCACCACTGCAAGCGGGCTGGCCAGAAGCTCACCCTCATCGCATACGGCAAGGCCGGTGCGCGCCTTGCCCAAATCTACCGCCAGTATTTTCATGGCAAAGCCTCCATTGATTAGATTCGGAATGCTGCTTTCAAAAGAGGAAGCCGCAGCTTTTATGCTCCCCACCCTCGGCGGAGAAAGAAAGCCGGGAATTTCAAGTGAATGGACGATCGTTATTCTTTGCGCGTCCAGTCATGGGGAATCATAACGGAAGGCTCCCCGGCCAGGTGCGAAGCGTCGTTCTTCAGGCGGATGGTTGCGTTCAACTCCTCATCAAAATCGACGATGCTCACCGCGGTATTGTCGCTCCAATCCATATCATTGAGCTGCTCGATGGGCCACCCTTCGGCCCGGCATAGAAAATTGCGGATTGCGCAGCCGTGGCTGGTAACGGCGATCGTTTGACCGGGATTTTCCCGAACCAGAGCAAGAACGGTGTTCCAGATGCGGTCGTAGACCTGACGCATACTTTCCCCCTGCTCAGAGAGAAACTCGTATGGCGCTTTCCACCAAACTTCCGCCATTTCAGGGAATTTCTCGGGCAGATCGTTCCACGGGACACCCTCCCATTCGCCGCCGTCAAGCTCCATCAGGCCGCGCTCCTGTAATATAGGCAGGTGGTGGTACTGGTTTACGGCCAAGGCCGTTTCATACGCGCGCACCAGCGGGCTGGAATACAGCACGTCAATTTTGGTATTGCGCAGGCGCAGCGCCAGCAACTCCAGCTGACGGCGCCCGTTCTCAGTAATCGGAGCATCGGTATGCCCCTGAAAAATTTGTTTTACATTTCCTTCCGCCTCACAGTGGCGGATTAAGATCACTCTGGTCATTCGCTGCTCCTTTTCCTTGTCGTTACCAGGGCTTTACGCCGCCGGTTAGCTCGGTTACGGAAGAAATTCCGTTCTGCTCCATATATTCGTTCAGCCCCTTCAGAATATTCAGGGGTGCTTTGGGGTCGCTGAAAAACACGGTGCCAAGCTGCAGTGCGCTCGCGCCGGCTAACAGCATTTCCACCGCATCCTGCCAGGTGGAGATGCCGCCCATGCCGACCACGGGAATTTTCACCCTCGCGGCGGCCTGCCACACCATACGCACGGCTACCGGGAACACCGCCGGGCCGGAAAGACCGCCCGTATTGTTGTGCAGAATGGGCCTGCGGCTTTTAATATCGATGCGCATGCCGGTAAGTGTGTTGATGAGCGAAAGGGCGTCAGCTCCGGCGCTTTCCGCGGCGGCGGCGATTTCGCCGATGTCTGCCACATTTGGTGAGAGCTTGACCATCAGCGGCTTTTTGCAGAACCGCCGCACCTGTGCGGTGATGTCCTCCACCCCGGCGCAGGAGGTGCCGAACTGTACGCCGCCCTGCTTCACATTCGGGCACGAAATGTTCAGCTCAATCATATCCACAGCGGTACCGGAAAGGCGCTCCGCCATTTCGCAGTATTCCGCCGGAGTGTTGCCCGCAATATTCGCGATGATCCGTGTGCCCTGCTGAGAGAGCCACGGCAGATCCTTTTCGATAAAGGTATCAACACCCGGATTCTGCAATCCGACGGAATTCAGCATTCCACCCGGGGTTTCCGCGATGCGCGGCGGGGGATTGCCCGGTCGCTCTTTGAGCGTAATCCCCTTGCAGGAGATGCCCCCCAGAGCGGAGAGCGGGAAAAATTCCTGGTATTCATGGCCGAAGCCAAAGGTGCCGGAAGCCGCGATCAGCGGGTTCTGAAATTCGACCCCGGCAACGGTTACTTTCAAATCTGCCATGCGTTATTCCTCCCAAACGATGCTGCGGCTGTCAAAGACGGGGCCATCCTTACAGACATGGGCGTAGATTTCTTTGCCGTCGCGCAGAACCTTGCACGCGCAGCCAAGGCACGCGCCCACACCGCAGGCCATGCGCTCCTCCAGAGAAAACTGGGCGGGGATGCTGTACTCCTGTGCCAGCGCGTCGAGTGCTTTGAGCATCGGCTTTGGGCCGCAGGCGAACAGCACGTCGGTTTCTGCGGCGTACTGGCGCGCACAGTCTGCCACCGTGCCGTGAAAGCCCATGCTGCCGTCGTCCGTTGCAATGAATACCCGGCAACCCGCCAGCGCGAAGTCGCGCGCCAAAATCACGGATTCCTGATTGCGAAAACCAAGAATCACCGTGGCGTTCTGACCAAAGTGCTTTGCCGCCGCGAGCAGAGGAGGCACTCCGATTCCGCCGCCGATAAACAGCGCCCGGCGGGCAGTGTCGCCCAAGGAAAAGCCGTTGCCGAGCGGGGCGAGCAGATCGACAAAATCGCCTAGGTGCTTTTGGCCCAGCATCGCGGTGCCCTCGCCGCGCTCCTGAAACACCAAGCGCAGCGTGCCGTTCTCCGCGTCAATGTCGCAAATTGAGATAGGCCGGCGCAGAGTTTTGCCCGGCACCAGCACGTGAACAAACTGCCCCGGCTTTGCCGCGCGGGCAAAGTCCTCCGCATCCAGAATCCAGTCGTGGATTCCCGGAGCGGGCTGCTTTTGGTAAATAATTTCGCACTGCATCGTATCATATTTCATAGGCGTTATCCGATCCTCCCGATTCTTGCGGTAATCGCGTCGCGCATGCGCACGGCTTCCCTGGCGGCGGCCTCCGCGAATTCCTGCTCGGGGGCGTTTTCCTTCTGCCATGCGCACAGAATGCTGCGGGAGGCGTTGATCACCGCGCCGAGGCCGGAGGCATCGAAGGCCGGCGCTACGTCGTCGGCACCGCCGCCCTGCGCTCCGTAACCCGGAACCAGGAAGAAGGTATGGGGGAATTCAATGCGCAGCTCGCGCAGCTGCTCGGGGTAGGTGGCGCCTACCACCGCGCCCACGCCCGAATACACATACGCACCGGGCAGAAGCTCGCCCCATTGCTCACACATTGCGCCCATTTGGTAATAAACGGATTTCCCGTTTTTCAGTTGTTGATCTTGCAGTTCCCCGGAGGAAGGATTCGAGGTTTTCACCAGAACAAAAATCCCCTTATCCTCTCGCTTACACAGGCCCAGCAGCGGCTTGACCCCGTCGGAGCCAAGGTACGCGTTCACTGTCAGCGCGTCGCCCGCAAAGGGGGTGAGCAACTCGCCGTCCACGTCTGTTTTGCCCAGATGCGCGTTGGCGTAAGCCTCCATGGTGGTGCCGATGTCGTTGCGCTTTCCGTCAGTGATGACGAACAGCCCCTTTTTGCGGGCATACTCCATCGTTTCGGCCAGAGCGCGCATTCCCGGCCAGCCCAGCGCTTCATAGTAGGCGCACTGGGGTTTAATCGCCGGCACAATAGGGGCCAGCTCGTCGATCAGCGCACAGTTAAAGCGCAGCACCGCGTCGGCTGCGCCTTCCAATGTTTTGCCGAATTTCGCGTAGGATTCTTCCTTTAAAAAGCGGGGGATATACTCCAGCTTGGGGTCGAGTCCCGCAACGGTGGGGTTTTGCTTCTCGATGATTTTTTCAATCAGCGTGTCCAGTGACATAAGACTCCTCCTAATATTAAAAAATACCTTCTATTGTAATGCTGCTTCTTGACAACCGGTTATTAACTCATTCCCCTCTAAAGACGGAGGAATGAAATATCTTTTTTAAAATGTTTTGGCTGTAAAGGCACACGGAATGCCAAGATGACTCCGCTTCCGCCGATTATAATTCCTGATAGACGATGCTGCCGCGGCATACGGTATATTTGACCTTGCCGCAAAGCTCCATCCCGGCAAAGGGGGTGTTGCGGCTTTTTCCATGCAGGCGCTCGGGGTCTACCGTCCAGCGCTCCTGTTCGCGGAACAGCACAAAATCTGCCGGCGCGCCCTGTTTCAGCGTGCCGCCGGGGATTCCGAGAATCTTTGCCGGGAGAACCGACATTTTTTCAATCAGCTGCGAAAGAGTCAGGCAGCCGGTGTTCACTAGATAAGTGATTCCCACGGCGAGCGAGGTTTCCATCCCGATGGAGCCGTTCGGCGCGGTGCGAAAATTTGCTTTTTCCTCCGGGGTGTGAGGCGCATGGTCGGTTGCAATCGCGTCGAGCGTGCCGTCGCGCAGCGCATCCCGAATGGCGAGCAGGTCGTGCTCGGTGCGCAGGGGAGGGTTCATTCGGCAGTCGCCGTTTTTCGAGAGCAGGGCCTCTTCCGTCAGCGAAAAATAATGCGGTGCGGTTTCCGCCGTTACCTGAACCCCACGTCGTTTCGCATCGCGGATCATCGCGGCGGCGATCGCCGTGCTGACA
Above is a window of Faecalispora anaeroviscerum DNA encoding:
- the hflX gene encoding GTPase HflX, translated to MELFENEVRPERALLVAVDTGEYDVGASMAELYELTRSAGAEPIGSMVQKRPSPDSATCVGSGMANDIADYCTQYEMDLLIFDCELSPTQIRNLDKLTKVRVIDRTMLILDIFAARAKSKEGKLQVELAQLRYLLPRLSGQGTAMSRLGGGIGTRGPGETKLESDRRHIRRRIEGLKEQLDEVEKHREQINRRRQKDGVITVALVGYTNAGKSTLMNYLTQAGVLAKDQLFATLDPTARALKLPGGVTVMLIDTVGFVRRLPHHLVNAFRSTLEQAALADVILNVCDASSPEAQTHLEVTRSLLAELGCKDRPLIPVLNKCDLVPELDAVPMIGNAVRISAATGAGVDELLRTIERNLPVRTVQVEALLPFAESGLAARVRKDGVLQKEEYTEHGLKIIARVGPELLEQLSRYLVDSEEPKS
- the ruvX gene encoding Holliday junction resolvase RuvX; its protein translation is MKILAVDLGKARTGLAVCDEGELLASPLAVVQEHNAERLCRAVAEAAREQNAKLLVVGLPRNMDGSEGESAQNARAFGAKLEQESGVPVVFCDERGTTITAHNYLNATDTRGKRRKAVVDAVAATIILDNYLAYRKNRK
- a CDS encoding histidine phosphatase family protein; its protein translation is MTRVILIRHCEAEGNVKQIFQGHTDAPITENGRRQLELLALRLRNTKIDVLYSSPLVRAYETALAVNQYHHLPILQERGLMELDGGEWEGVPWNDLPEKFPEMAEVWWKAPYEFLSEQGESMRQVYDRIWNTVLALVRENPGQTIAVTSHGCAIRNFLCRAEGWPIEQLNDMDWSDNTAVSIVDFDEELNATIRLKNDASHLAGEPSVMIPHDWTRKE
- a CDS encoding dihydroorotate dehydrogenase is translated as MADLKVTVAGVEFQNPLIAASGTFGFGHEYQEFFPLSALGGISCKGITLKERPGNPPPRIAETPGGMLNSVGLQNPGVDTFIEKDLPWLSQQGTRIIANIAGNTPAEYCEMAERLSGTAVDMIELNISCPNVKQGGVQFGTSCAGVEDITAQVRRFCKKPLMVKLSPNVADIGEIAAAAESAGADALSLINTLTGMRIDIKSRRPILHNNTGGLSGPAVFPVAVRMVWQAAARVKIPVVGMGGISTWQDAVEMLLAGASALQLGTVFFSDPKAPLNILKGLNEYMEQNGISSVTELTGGVKPW
- a CDS encoding dihydroorotate dehydrogenase electron transfer subunit; translated protein: MKYDTMQCEIIYQKQPAPGIHDWILDAEDFARAAKPGQFVHVLVPGKTLRRPISICDIDAENGTLRLVFQERGEGTAMLGQKHLGDFVDLLAPLGNGFSLGDTARRALFIGGGIGVPPLLAAAKHFGQNATVILGFRNQESVILARDFALAGCRVFIATDDGSMGFHGTVADCARQYAAETDVLFACGPKPMLKALDALAQEYSIPAQFSLEERMACGVGACLGCACKVLRDGKEIYAHVCKDGPVFDSRSIVWEE
- the pyrF gene encoding orotidine-5'-phosphate decarboxylase, coding for MSLDTLIEKIIEKQNPTVAGLDPKLEYIPRFLKEESYAKFGKTLEGAADAVLRFNCALIDELAPIVPAIKPQCAYYEALGWPGMRALAETMEYARKKGLFVITDGKRNDIGTTMEAYANAHLGKTDVDGELLTPFAGDALTVNAYLGSDGVKPLLGLCKREDKGIFVLVKTSNPSSGELQDQQLKNGKSVYYQMGAMCEQWGELLPGAYVYSGVGAVVGATYPEQLRELRIEFPHTFFLVPGYGAQGGGADDVAPAFDASGLGAVINASRSILCAWQKENAPEQEFAEAAAREAVRMRDAITARIGRIG